TGAATGTGGGGTTTAGGGATGAAGTGTTGTTAAGAACTTATTCTGTTTTTGAGCTTATATAGCCTTTTCAAATGATTTATACACTTAATTATTTATCAAAGCTAAGTAACGCTATAAGCTAATTCGTTTTTAATTCTTTGAGCTTACTCTAAGTTGTTCTAGTCATAGCCACTATTACTAATCACCGTTTTGTACAGATACGCATTCACTAGATTATGCTCCGGTTAGCAATGCAAAATAAAAATAGAACTACTTAATAATTCTTGAAATAGGACTTATAGGCTGTTAAATCGTAGCCACTTTATCTTAATTAGCCGTAACTTTTGTTAATATCAAACCTAAAATGAAATTAGAAATTAGAGAAGTAAAAGCACTTGTGTACAAGTCAATCTGAAAAAGCCAATACATGAATGCGAATTGCACTATAGCTGCAATAATAGCTATTTTAATATATATCCCCTTATTTTTCATTCCTCAATCAAGATGTCTAAAATTTGAATAGCGGCTTCACTAATTTTAGTACCAGGACCAAAAATTGCTACAGCACCAGCGTCAAATAAAAATTGGTAATCTTGCTTTGGGATAACACCACCTACAATGACCATAATATCTTCTCTGCCGTGTTTTTTTAATTCCTCAATCACTTGTGGCACTAAAGTTTTATGGCCTGCAGCTAAAGAGGAAACACCTAAAATATGTACATCGTTTTCTACGGCTTGTTTCGCAGCTTCGGAAGGGGTTTGAAAAAGAGGGCCTATATCTACATCAAAGCCTAAATCGGCATAACTCGTTGCTACAACCTTTGCCCCACGGTCATGCCCATCTTGACCCATTTTTGCAATCATGATGCGGGGTCTTCGGCCATCTTGTTCCGCAAACGCATCTGCCAATGCTCTTGCTTTTTTAAAGCTTTCGTTATTTTGAATTTCTTTTGAATACACGCCTGTAAATGTTTTTATAACCGCTTTGTGTCGTTTAAAAGCGACTTCTAAGGCGTCACTTATTTCGCCTAAGGTGGCTCTAACTTTTGCAGCTTCTACTGCTAAAGCTAATAAATTATGTTCAGATTTTTGATGATCCGCTACTTTTGCTTTGGCAGCATTGGTTAAGTTTTCAATGGCTTTGTCAACCTCCGCTTTATTTCTTTCTTTTTTTAGCCTTGATAAGCGTTCGAGTTGCTGACGACGTACTTCTTGATTATCGACCTCTAAAATATGCAAAGGATCTTCTACCGCCAGTTGATGGCTATTAACTCCGATGATCTTATCGCGACCACTATCAATCCGTGCTTGTTTTTTAGCAGCTGCTTCTTCAATTCGCATTTTCGGTATTCCTGCTTCAATGGCTTTGGTCATGCCTCCTAATGCTTCCACTTCTTCTAATAATTCCCAAGCTTTTGCTACGATTTCATGCGTTAAATGCTCTACATAATAGCTACCTGCCCAAGGGTCAACGGTTTTGGTGACTTTGGTTTCTTCTTGAATAAAAAGCTGGGTATTCCGCGCAATTCTGGCTGAAAAGTCGGTCGGTAATGCTATGGCTTCATCCAAGGCATTGGTATGTAAACTTTGAGTTCCACCTAAAACGGCTGCCATGGCTTCAATGGTAGTTCTAGCGACGTTATTAAATGGGTCTTGCTCTGTTAAGCTCCAACCACTAGTTTGGCAATGGGTTCGTAAGGCCAGTGATTTCTCATTTTTAGGATTAAATTGTTTTACCACTTTAGCCCAAAGCATGCGACCGGCTCGTAGTTTCGCAATTTCCATAAAATGATTCATTCCAATCCCCCAAAAGAAGGATAGTCGAGGTGCAAAATCATCTATTTTTAGTCCTGCTTTTAGTCCAGTTCTAATGTACTCTAAGCCATCTGCTAAGGTATAGGCTAACTCAATTTCTGCTGTAGCACCTGCTTCTTGCATGTGGTAGCCAGAAATACTAATACTATTAAATTTCGGCATTTTCTGGCTCGTATATTCAAAAATATCAGCAATCATGAGCATCGATGGTGTTGGAGGGTAGATGTAGGTATTCCGCACCATAAATTCTTTCAAGATGTCGTTCTGAATAGTTCCAGAAAGTTGCTCCAGGCTAACCCCTTGCTCTTGTGCTGCAACAATATAAAATGCCAGTATGGGTAATACGGCACCGTTCATGGTCATAGAAACCGACATTTTATCTAAAGGAATACCGTCGAACAAAATTTTCATGTCTTCAACAGAATCAATGGCTACCCCTGCTTTCCCAACATCGCCTACCACACGTTCATGATCGCTATCATAGCCCCTGTGGGTTGGTAAATCAAAAGCAACAGACAATCCCTTTTGTCCGCCTTGTAAATTACGACGGTAAAAAGCATTGCTCTCTTCTGCGGTTGAAAAACCAGCATATTGCCGAATAGTCCATGGTCGTTGTACATACATAGTTGCATAAGGGCCCCGCAAGTAAGGAGGAAAACCAGCTGCAAAATTCAAATGTTCTAAGCCTTCGATATCCTTTTTTTGATATACCGCTTGGATAGCAATACCTTCAGCAGTTTCAAAAGTACCTTTTGATTCATTTGCTTCTTGAATATCGGTTGCTAGGGTAATATGTTGAAGTGCTTTTCTATTCATCTTCTAATCTTTTTTGCTCTAATTCTTCCGCCAAGCGTCTTTCGATAATAGGTTCGATCACCGATTTTCTAGGTTTGTTTTTTACAAAAGGGTATATTTCTAATGCTCCTTTCATCGTATCTAGTGTAGATTGGTACTTGTTAGCGCCTACTAAAACCTCTTGTTTGGTATCAAAAAGTAATTGTTCTTTTTGAGCACTCTCTTTGATTTTTTTCTGGATGGTATTTTCTTTCAACTGCTTTAAAAACCCACCTGCTTTTTCTATTTCTTTAAAAAGGGTGAGTGATTTTTCCGCCAGTTGCTGTGTTAAGCTTTCAATATAATAGGCACCATCGGCAGGGTTTGTTGTTTTGTCGAAATAACTTTCTTCCTTTAAAACGAGTAATTGATTTCTAGCAATTCGTTCTGAAAACTCATTAGTTTTGTGGTAAATAGCATCGTAAGGCATGTTGCAAATGGCATCTGCGCCACCTAAAATGGCCGCCATACTTTCAGTAGTGGTACGCAACATATTTCCGTTGTAATCGTAAAGCGTTTTATTTCTCCTTGTGGGTACGGCTATAATTTTACAGCTTGTAGGTATACCATAGGCTAAGGCTAAACTTTTCCATAACAGGCGTAAGGCTCTAATTTTAGCAATTTCAAAAAAGTAATTGGTGCCGACCGCAATTTTAAACGTGATACTTACTGCTGATCCTTGTGCTTCCGGAATGAGGTTTAAATATTCGTTTACATGTGCCAGTGCATAGCCCAGTTGTTGGGTAAAATTTGCACCTGCATTTTGATAGCTGGTGGTATCTATGATCAGGTTTTTGTAGTGGGGCACGGCTGCTAAAAATAGTTCCGTATCTTTTTCGAGGCTATCATACCAATTTCCTGTTTTACAGAGGTGGTATATGATATCTGTTTTAAAATATAAACCAGTGTTATTTTTATGTTCAAAGGACTTAAAATTCGCATGGTATTCAGGAGATAAAAATTGAATATCGAAATAAACCACGGTGGAGCTTAATGGTATATTTTTTAAGAGTATTTGAATATCGATATCACTTGTGGGAATCGTAAAAATTAGGCTTTCTGCTCCTTTTTCTAAAGCTCTTAAGGCTTTTTTATTGGCTATTTCCGGATTACCGGCATAAATAGCTTCGGTAATTTTCCAGGTAGCTATAGGCTTAGGAATGGTATTTTCTGTTTCGATATCTTCAGAGTGGTAAAAGGGTTTTACCTTTATGCCTTCCAAAGATTCCCAAACCAAAGATTTGTTATAATCTTCTCCTTTTAATTCGAACTGAATTTTTTGTTTCCATTGTTTTTCAGAAACTGGAGTAAAATCATTAAAAAGTGCATTAGTCTTCATTCTGTTCAACTTTTAGACTATCTTGATATTCAATTAAATATATTTCTTCGTTCTTTCTCTTTAGATAGTACTGTTCTCTTGCGAATTTTTCT
The sequence above is drawn from the Cellulophaga sp. Hel_I_12 genome and encodes:
- the scpA gene encoding methylmalonyl-CoA mutase, with the translated sequence MNRKALQHITLATDIQEANESKGTFETAEGIAIQAVYQKKDIEGLEHLNFAAGFPPYLRGPYATMYVQRPWTIRQYAGFSTAEESNAFYRRNLQGGQKGLSVAFDLPTHRGYDSDHERVVGDVGKAGVAIDSVEDMKILFDGIPLDKMSVSMTMNGAVLPILAFYIVAAQEQGVSLEQLSGTIQNDILKEFMVRNTYIYPPTPSMLMIADIFEYTSQKMPKFNSISISGYHMQEAGATAEIELAYTLADGLEYIRTGLKAGLKIDDFAPRLSFFWGIGMNHFMEIAKLRAGRMLWAKVVKQFNPKNEKSLALRTHCQTSGWSLTEQDPFNNVARTTIEAMAAVLGGTQSLHTNALDEAIALPTDFSARIARNTQLFIQEETKVTKTVDPWAGSYYVEHLTHEIVAKAWELLEEVEALGGMTKAIEAGIPKMRIEEAAAKKQARIDSGRDKIIGVNSHQLAVEDPLHILEVDNQEVRRQQLERLSRLKKERNKAEVDKAIENLTNAAKAKVADHQKSEHNLLALAVEAAKVRATLGEISDALEVAFKRHKAVIKTFTGVYSKEIQNNESFKKARALADAFAEQDGRRPRIMIAKMGQDGHDRGAKVVATSYADLGFDVDIGPLFQTPSEAAKQAVENDVHILGVSSLAAGHKTLVPQVIEELKKHGREDIMVIVGGVIPKQDYQFLFDAGAVAIFGPGTKISEAAIQILDILIEE
- a CDS encoding methylmalonyl-CoA mutase subunit beta → MKTNALFNDFTPVSEKQWKQKIQFELKGEDYNKSLVWESLEGIKVKPFYHSEDIETENTIPKPIATWKITEAIYAGNPEIANKKALRALEKGAESLIFTIPTSDIDIQILLKNIPLSSTVVYFDIQFLSPEYHANFKSFEHKNNTGLYFKTDIIYHLCKTGNWYDSLEKDTELFLAAVPHYKNLIIDTTSYQNAGANFTQQLGYALAHVNEYLNLIPEAQGSAVSITFKIAVGTNYFFEIAKIRALRLLWKSLALAYGIPTSCKIIAVPTRRNKTLYDYNGNMLRTTTESMAAILGGADAICNMPYDAIYHKTNEFSERIARNQLLVLKEESYFDKTTNPADGAYYIESLTQQLAEKSLTLFKEIEKAGGFLKQLKENTIQKKIKESAQKEQLLFDTKQEVLVGANKYQSTLDTMKGALEIYPFVKNKPRKSVIEPIIERRLAEELEQKRLEDE